One region of Rhodospirillaceae bacterium genomic DNA includes:
- the dnaQ gene encoding DNA polymerase III subunit epsilon: MREIVLDTETTGFDPVTGDRLAEIGCIELENHIPTGRNFHRYINPEREMPDAAFRIHGLSTAFLADKPTFATVADEFLAFVAEDPLVIHNAEFDMKFINYELEKSGKRAIPFQRAIDTVKMARTKFPGSPASLDALCKRFNIDNSNRTLHGALLDAQLLADVYLELLGGRQTGLTLATDDAGTSDMNFARRAGPASSRPVREPRLFAPTPEELEAHAAFIAKLKDPVWLQ; encoded by the coding sequence ATGCGTGAAATCGTCCTCGATACCGAAACCACCGGCTTTGATCCGGTGACCGGCGACCGCCTGGCTGAAATCGGCTGCATCGAGCTCGAGAATCACATTCCGACGGGCCGCAACTTCCACCGTTACATCAACCCGGAACGCGAGATGCCGGATGCGGCCTTCCGCATCCACGGCCTTTCCACCGCCTTCCTCGCCGACAAGCCGACATTCGCCACTGTGGCCGATGAGTTCCTGGCCTTCGTCGCCGAGGATCCGCTGGTCATCCACAATGCCGAATTCGACATGAAGTTCATCAACTATGAACTCGAGAAGTCCGGCAAGCGCGCGATCCCGTTCCAGCGGGCCATTGATACGGTCAAGATGGCGCGCACGAAGTTTCCGGGCTCACCGGCGTCGCTGGATGCGCTGTGCAAGCGCTTCAACATCGACAATTCGAACCGCACCCTCCATGGCGCCTTGCTGGATGCGCAGCTCCTGGCCGATGTCTATCTGGAACTGCTGGGCGGACGCCAGACCGGTCTGACGCTCGCCACCGACGATGCCGGCACCAGCGACATGAATTTCGCCAGGCGCGCCGGACCTGCCTCAAGCCGCCCGGTACGCGAGCCGCGCCTGTTCGCCCCCACCCCGGAAGAACTCGAAGCCCATGCGGCGTTCATTGCGAAATTGAAAGACCCGGTCTGGCTGCAGTAG
- the murI gene encoding glutamate racemase: MIGVFDSGHGGLTILQALQQRLPRQGFIYLGDHANAPYGQRSPDEIYALTQANVATLFGLGCTLVILACNTAAAVALRRLQQEWLPHHFPHHRCLGVLVPMIEEIAHNPWHAMASQSDWDRQPETLGVFATRATVASGAYVHEVAKRAPRLRVFQQACPDLAGLIEAGAEEDVLAPMIARYVAELQAQLGGAVLDSVVLGCTHYPLVEHLFRAALPESTRLVSQPQRTADSLTAYLFRHPEMKRFGALPAEIRAYTTGNADQVTMLASRYFPRHLRFQPLPTPADRMHHHA; the protein is encoded by the coding sequence ATGATAGGTGTGTTTGATTCGGGCCATGGCGGCCTGACCATCCTTCAAGCCTTGCAGCAGCGCCTGCCGCGCCAGGGCTTCATCTATCTGGGCGATCACGCCAACGCCCCCTATGGCCAGCGCTCACCGGACGAGATCTACGCCCTGACGCAGGCGAATGTGGCGACCCTGTTCGGCCTGGGCTGCACGCTCGTCATCCTCGCCTGCAACACGGCCGCCGCCGTTGCCTTGCGCCGCCTGCAGCAGGAATGGCTGCCACATCACTTCCCGCATCACCGCTGCCTTGGCGTCCTCGTGCCGATGATCGAGGAGATCGCGCATAATCCCTGGCATGCAATGGCCAGCCAGAGCGATTGGGACCGGCAGCCGGAGACGTTGGGCGTCTTTGCCACCCGCGCCACGGTGGCGAGCGGCGCCTATGTTCATGAAGTGGCAAAACGCGCGCCGCGCCTCCGGGTCTTCCAGCAGGCCTGTCCCGATCTCGCGGGCCTCATTGAGGCTGGCGCCGAGGAAGACGTGCTGGCGCCGATGATCGCCCGCTATGTGGCCGAGTTGCAGGCGCAGTTGGGGGGCGCTGTGCTCGACAGCGTGGTGCTTGGCTGCACGCATTATCCGCTGGTCGAACATCTGTTCCGCGCTGCCTTGCCCGAGAGCACGCGTCTCGTCTCGCAGCCCCAGCGCACCGCCGACTCGCTCACCGCCTATCTCTTCCGCCATCCGGAGATGAAGCGATTTGGTGCATTACCGGCGGAAATCCGCGCCTATACAACGGGAAATGCGGATCAGGTGACGATGCTTGCCAGCCGCTATTTCCCACGGCATCTTCGCTTCCAGCCGCTGCCCACACCTGCCGACCGGATGCACCATCATGCGTGA
- a CDS encoding LUD domain-containing protein, whose amino-acid sequence MSTSGTGRDRMLASIRAGISRQADRRHGEPAPSKPTPLIPARATAPGVDVIGLFKTQLANAKATLDEVASRDDVPAAVARYLANNNFEARVRLSPDARVSSLFWDKAPMVKTSSDRSHGKDPTSVTPAVAAVAETGTMVLQSSGGTPTTLHFLPDQHVVVIAKSQIVGTYEDALARVKRGPDGALPRTVNFVTGPSRSADIGKILLMGAHGPKKLHVIVVDGEL is encoded by the coding sequence ATGAGCACATCCGGCACCGGCCGCGACCGCATGCTGGCCTCGATCCGCGCCGGCATCAGCCGGCAGGCGGATCGCCGCCACGGCGAACCGGCACCCAGCAAACCCACGCCGCTCATCCCCGCGCGCGCCACGGCGCCGGGCGTCGATGTCATCGGCCTCTTCAAGACGCAGCTCGCCAATGCCAAGGCGACGTTGGACGAGGTGGCCAGCCGCGACGACGTGCCGGCAGCTGTCGCGCGCTATCTCGCCAACAATAATTTCGAGGCCCGCGTGCGCCTCTCGCCCGATGCGCGGGTGAGCAGCCTGTTCTGGGATAAGGCGCCGATGGTGAAAACGTCGAGCGACCGCTCCCATGGCAAGGACCCGACCAGTGTGACACCTGCCGTGGCGGCGGTGGCGGAAACCGGCACCATGGTGCTGCAATCCTCAGGAGGCACGCCGACCACGCTTCATTTCCTGCCCGACCAGCATGTGGTGGTGATTGCCAAGAGCCAGATCGTCGGCACCTATGAGGATGCGCTGGCGCGCGTCAAACGCGGCCCCGATGGCGCCCTGCCGCGCACGGTCAATTTCGTGACCGGTCCCTCGCGCAGTGCCGATATCGGCAAGATCCTCCTGATGGGCGCCCATGGGCCCAAGAAGCTCCACGTCATCGTCGTCGACGGGGAATTGTGA
- a CDS encoding VOC family protein, whose protein sequence is MSDTATIFPALKYDDAPAAVAWLQKAFGFAEHAVHKAPDGGIAHAEMKFGNAMIMFGSTGKPDPANPWSTERMGIYMCVPDIDAHYARAKAAGAEIVRPLADTSYGAREYSARDAGGHLWSFGTYDPWKG, encoded by the coding sequence ATGAGCGACACAGCCACGATTTTCCCCGCCCTCAAATACGACGATGCACCTGCCGCCGTGGCCTGGCTGCAAAAGGCCTTCGGTTTCGCAGAGCATGCCGTTCACAAAGCCCCCGATGGCGGCATTGCGCATGCCGAGATGAAATTCGGCAATGCCATGATCATGTTCGGCTCGACCGGCAAGCCCGACCCTGCCAATCCCTGGTCGACCGAACGCATGGGGATCTATATGTGCGTCCCCGATATCGATGCGCATTACGCCCGCGCCAAGGCGGCGGGTGCGGAGATCGTCCGCCCGTTGGCCGACACCAGCTATGGTGCGCGCGAATATTCGGCCCGCGATGCCGGCGGACATCTCTGGTCGTTCGGGACCTATGATCCGTGGAAGGGGTGA
- a CDS encoding AraC family transcriptional regulator, producing the protein MSGTLRRLSGETHQARWEAFFAPPDPRLQNMVVGEYQGWVEAAPLPVFRRQMPVIMVPVILNFGPGWEVGSPRTDSGALRPFDSFIAGLHDQSADTLSGGDAACLQLNLTPLGAYRLLGLPMHEIANRTLDLMDLLGAAGADLIDQLRHADDWRRRFDMLDSFLLARIMDRVPMANDIAWALQQLQRSHGKVAIGRLAEDLSISRKRLINRFHEQIGLPPKTIGRIYRFNRMLAHLQRPVSKGGGRPSLAELADRCGYYDQAHFNRDFRDFAGMAPGAYLAEHGI; encoded by the coding sequence GTGAGCGGGACTCTCCGCAGGCTTTCCGGCGAAACCCACCAGGCGCGGTGGGAGGCATTTTTTGCGCCGCCTGACCCACGCCTTCAGAACATGGTCGTCGGCGAGTATCAGGGCTGGGTCGAGGCGGCGCCGCTGCCGGTCTTCCGCCGGCAGATGCCGGTCATCATGGTGCCGGTCATCCTCAATTTCGGGCCCGGCTGGGAAGTGGGATCGCCACGCACCGATAGCGGCGCCCTGCGGCCGTTCGATTCCTTCATCGCCGGGTTGCATGATCAATCGGCCGACACGTTGTCGGGTGGTGACGCCGCCTGCCTGCAGCTCAATCTGACACCGCTTGGCGCCTATCGCCTGCTCGGATTGCCGATGCATGAGATCGCCAATCGCACGCTTGATCTCATGGATCTGCTGGGGGCGGCGGGCGCGGATCTCATCGATCAACTGCGCCATGCCGATGATTGGCGCCGGCGCTTCGACATGCTAGACAGCTTCCTGCTCGCGCGCATCATGGACCGCGTGCCGATGGCGAATGACATCGCCTGGGCGCTCCAGCAATTGCAGCGCAGCCATGGCAAGGTCGCCATCGGGAGGCTCGCCGAGGATCTCTCCATCAGCCGCAAGCGCCTCATCAACCGCTTTCACGAGCAGATCGGCTTGCCGCCCAAGACGATCGGGCGCATCTATCGCTTCAACCGGATGCTGGCGCATCTGCAACGGCCAGTATCGAAAGGCGGGGGCCGACCCAGTCTTGCCGAACTCGCCGACCGCTGCGGCTATTACGACCAGGCGCATTTCAACCGTGACTTCCGCGACTTCGCCGGGATGGCGCCGGGCGCCTATCTCGCCGAACACGGCATTTAA
- a CDS encoding dephospho-CoA kinase encodes MRILGLTGSIGMGKSTAARMLRALGLPVHDADAAVHHLLAKGGRAVAAVAAAFPGVVNQGAVDRQALGAKVFGQPAEMKRLEAILHPLVRDAERRFLQRCRQQRHDVVVLDIPLLFETGGEKRCDGVVVVTAPQFLQSQRVLKRPGMTPARLRQILGAQMPDREKRRRADWVVETGLGRRPTLAALARVVQSLKN; translated from the coding sequence ATGCGCATCCTGGGTCTCACCGGTTCCATCGGCATGGGGAAATCGACCGCGGCCCGGATGCTGCGCGCCCTCGGCCTGCCCGTCCATGACGCCGATGCCGCCGTCCACCACTTGCTGGCCAAGGGCGGCCGGGCGGTGGCCGCCGTTGCGGCGGCCTTTCCCGGCGTGGTCAACCAAGGTGCCGTTGATCGCCAGGCCTTGGGCGCCAAGGTCTTCGGCCAGCCTGCGGAAATGAAGCGGCTGGAAGCCATCCTGCATCCTTTGGTGCGGGACGCGGAGCGCCGCTTCCTGCAACGCTGCCGCCAGCAGCGGCACGACGTCGTGGTGCTCGACATCCCCTTGCTGTTCGAGACCGGCGGCGAAAAACGCTGCGACGGCGTGGTGGTGGTGACGGCGCCACAATTCCTCCAAAGTCAGCGGGTATTGAAACGTCCGGGCATGACGCCGGCGCGGCTTCGCCAGATCCTCGGCGCCCAGATGCCGGACCGGGAAAAACGGCGCCGGGCGGATTGGGTGGTCGAGACCGGCCTTGGCCGTCGACCGACCCTCGCTGCGCTGGCGCGGGTCGTGCAGTCGCTGAAAAATTGA